In the genome of Pseudomonas protegens, one region contains:
- a CDS encoding class I SAM-dependent methyltransferase, producing MSASSVNPLEKFDSARADEYARQCRIALAGYDACHDLAACMLAASLGQARAAQILAVGAGGTAQEIIAMASLEPHWRFTALDPSAPMLEAARQQLQAHRLLDRTELQLATVEDLPAEAAFDGATLIGVLHHLPGDQAKRQLLQAVARRLKPGAPLIVAGNHYAYASQPLLLAAWGQRWRQQGATADEVQAKLGKILQGADPPHSEAAVQRLLEEGGFSEGTRFFGSLFWGAWLSRKVG from the coding sequence GTGAGCGCCTCTTCTGTGAATCCGCTGGAAAAATTCGACAGCGCGCGAGCCGACGAATACGCCCGCCAATGCCGCATCGCCCTGGCGGGATACGACGCCTGCCACGACCTCGCCGCCTGCATGCTGGCGGCCAGTCTTGGTCAGGCGCGCGCGGCTCAGATCCTGGCGGTGGGGGCCGGTGGAACCGCCCAGGAGATCATCGCCATGGCCAGTCTGGAACCGCACTGGCGCTTTACCGCGCTGGATCCCTCGGCGCCGATGCTGGAGGCGGCGCGCCAGCAGTTGCAGGCGCACCGCTTGCTGGACAGGACCGAGCTGCAGCTGGCCACGGTGGAGGATCTGCCGGCGGAGGCAGCCTTTGATGGCGCCACGCTGATCGGTGTGCTGCATCATTTGCCCGGCGATCAGGCCAAGCGCCAGCTGTTGCAGGCCGTTGCCCGGCGTCTCAAGCCCGGTGCGCCGCTGATCGTCGCCGGCAATCATTACGCCTACGCCAGCCAGCCGCTGCTGCTCGCGGCCTGGGGGCAACGTTGGCGCCAGCAGGGCGCCACGGCGGATGAGGTGCAAGCCAAACTGGGGAAAATCCTCCAGGGCGCCGACCCGCCTCATTCCGAGGCAGCGGTCCAGCGCTTGCTCGAAGAGGGCGGTTTCAGCGAGGGAACCCGCTTCTTCGGCAGCCTGTTCTGGGGTGCCTGGTTGAGCCGCAAGGTGGGATGA